In Musa acuminata AAA Group cultivar baxijiao chromosome BXJ2-8, Cavendish_Baxijiao_AAA, whole genome shotgun sequence, one genomic interval encodes:
- the LOC103996465 gene encoding uncharacterized protein LOC103996465, which translates to MVGRTRKRLLSNHLLLPPAMRDFASCFSENAVKISDASCSGSSSGGLALDGTSVVSAVTCVYGVRLSTLKELLIRVAWSKSHVGPALSIGIDDSPSLHCWKPDAMSCQLLRKKKGARSYVSGKSAVVVHWDLSSARYGSSGPEPIDNFYVVVMVNAEFGLLLGDMSKEHIRRFGGTIPTAEFSMISRKEQVLGHSRHSTTSRFRDAGRDHEITVRCKGDGCDAKDSELSVCIDRKRVVQVRKLRWNFRGNQTVFVEGSPVDVMWDVHDWWFGNPSGCAMFMFRTRSSPESRLWSSSSSEEMSGFSLVIQAFRSP; encoded by the coding sequence ATGGTTGGGAGAACCAGGAAGCGCCTCCTCTCCAATCACCTTCTCCTTCCACCAGCCATGAGGGACTTCGCCTCATGTTTCAGCGAGAATGCTGTGAAGATCTCCGACGCCTCTTGctccggcagcagcagcggcggcttaGCGCTCGATGGCACCTCGGTTGTCAGTGCAGTTACCTGTGTCTACGGTGTGCGGCTCTCCACCCTGAAGGAACTCCTCATCAGGGTCGCCTGGTCCAAGAGCCACGTCGGCCCTGCGCTGTCCATCGGCATCGACGACAGTCCCTCGCTTCATTGCTGGAAGCCCGACGCCATGAGCTGCCAGCTACTGAGGAAGAAGAAGGGGGCTCGGTCCTACGTTTCCGGGAAGTCCGCCGTCGTCGTCCACTGGGACTTGTCCTCTGCAAGATACGGGTCGTCAGGCCCCGAACCCATCGACAACTTCTACGTTGTAGTCATGGTCAACGCAGAGTTCGGGCTCTTGCTCGGAGACATGAGCAAGGAGCACATCAGGAGGTTCGGGGGCACGATCCCGACAGCAGAGTTCTCCATGATCAGCAGAAAAGAACAAGTGCTCGGCCACAGCCGCCACTCGACGACCTCACGGTTCCGCGACGCGGGGAGAGACCACGAGATCACCGTCAGGTGCAAGGGAGACGGCTGCGACGCCAAGGACTCGGAGCTGTCGGTGTGCATCGACAGGAAGAGGGTGGTGCAAGTGAGGAAGCTCAGGTGGAACTTTAGGGGGAATCAGACGGTGTTCGTGGAGGGATCGCCGGTGGACGTGATGTGGGACGTGCATGACTGGTGGTTCGGCAATCCTTCGGGGTGTGCCATGTTCATGTTCCGGACGAGGAGCTCTCCGGAGAGCAGGCtgtggtcgtcgtcgtcgtcggaggaGATGTCTGGTTTCTCACTTGTGATCCAAGCCTTCAGGAGCCCATGA
- the LOC135620106 gene encoding cytochrome P450 77A2-like, protein MSIHYKSRGSSLSPPHSGLFSSSASSTASAAMDNPDLNLLFTASALAFSALVLVMYRRSRRSKVLRLPPGPPGWPLVGNLFQVAFAGKPLIHLVHDLRRQYGPMFTLRMGARTLIVVTSPELAHEALIEKGQLFASRPTESTIRSVFSCNKFTVNSAVYGPEWRSLRRNMVSGMLSASRLREFRPARASAMDRFIDRLQAEAEANDGAVWVLRNARFAVFAILLSMTFGVQLDEDSIVRVDEMMKRVLLTISPRMDDYLPFLRPFYARHQKKVLEIRKEQVETVVSLINRRRAILKDPSLEPNAAPFSYLDSLLDLKVEGRDTAPTEAELVTLCSEFINGGTDTTSTAIEWAMARIIDDPNIQAKLYKEIVAEVGDRPVDDRNIEKMPYLQAFVKELLRKHPPTYFSLTHAAVEPAKLGGYDIPPDANLELFLLTIAEDPRLWSNPLEFNPDRFITGGETADITGSAGIKMIPFGAGRRICPGLAMGTTHISLMVARMVQAFEWRLHPSEPKLDFMDKEEFTIVKNRRLLATVKPRK, encoded by the coding sequence ATGTCAATTCATTATAAATCCCGCGGCTCATCCCTGTCTCCTCCTCACAGTGGTCTCTTCTCTTCCTCCGCTTCTTCCACGGCCTCCGCCGCCATGGACAACCCTGACCTTAACCTCTTATTCACGGCCTCGGCCTTGGCCTTCTCCGCCCTCGTTCTGGTCATGTACAGACGCAGCAGGAGAAGTAAGGTGCTGAGGCTGCCACCGGGCCCGCCCGGTTGGCCGCTCGTCGGTAACCTTTTCCAGGTGGCCTTCGCGGGCAAGCCTTTGATCCATCTCGTCCATGACCTCCGCCGGCAGTATGGGCCCATGTTCACCCTGCGCATGGGCGCGCGTACCCTCATCGTGGTGACCAGCCCGGAGCTCGCACACGAGGCCCTCATCGAGAAGGGGCAGCTGTTCGCCTCGCGCCCCACCGAGAGCACCATCCGTTCCGTCTTCAGCTGCAACAAGTTCACCGTCAACTCCGCCGTCTACGGCCCCGAGTGGCGCTCCCTCCGCCGCAACATGGTGTCCGGCATGCTCAGCGCCTCCCGTCTCCGCGAGTTCCGTCCCGCCCGCGCCTCCGCCATGGACCGCTTCATCGACCGCCTCCAAGCCGAGGCGGAGGCCAACGACGGCGCCGTCTGGGTCCTTCGTAACGCTCGCTTCGCCGTGTTCGCCATCCTCCTCTCCATGACCTTCGGCGTCCAGCTCGACGAGGACTCGATCGTGCGCGTCGACGAGATGATGAAGCGGGTGCTCCTCACCATCAGCCCCAGGATGGACGACTACCTCCCTTTCCTCCGCCCCTTCTACGCGAGGCACCAGAAGAAGGTCCTGGAGATCAGGAAGGAGCAGGTGGAGACCGTCGTTTCCCTCATCAACCGGCGTCGAGCCATTCTAAAGGACCCAAGCCTCGAGCCCAACGCCGCACCCTTCTCCTATCTCGATTCCCTCCTCGACCTTAAAGTCGAGGGCCGCGACACCGCCCCCACCGAGGCAGAGCTGGTCACCCTGTGTTCGGAGTTCATCAATGGCGGGACGGACACCACCTCAACCGCCATCGAGTGGGCCATGGCGCGCATCATCGACGACCCGAACATCCAGGCGAAGCTCTACAAGGAGATCGTGGCCGAGGTGGGAGACCGACCAGTCGACGACCGCAACATCGAGAAGATGCCCTACCTGCAAGCTTTCGTGAAGGAGCTACTTAGGAAGCACCCGCCGACGTACTTCTCGCTAACCCACGCCGCAGTCGAGCCGGCGAAGCTCGGTGGGTACGACATCCCTCCGGACGCCAACTTGGAGCTCTTCCTGCTGACGATCGCGGAGGATCCGAGGCTGTGGTCCAACCCGCTGGAGTTCAACCCGGACCGGTTCATCACGGGCGGGGAGACCGCCGACATCACCGGGTCGGCGGGGATAAAGATGATACCCTTCGGGGCCGGGAGGAGGATATGCCCGGGGCTGGCGATGGGTACGACTCACATCAGCCTGATGGTGGCGAGGATGGTGCAGGCGTTCGAGTGGCGGCTGCACCCGTCGGAGCCCAAGCTGGACTTCATGGACAAGGAGGAGTTCACCATCGTCAAGAACCGTCGCCTCCTCGCCACGGTCAAGCCCAGGAAGTGA
- the LOC135620107 gene encoding cytochrome P450 94A2-like: MEATTTVSPSFHVIVLIPISILFIYHLLRRCYSTAKATGNYCPFPDPLLGNLIPFLRNQRRFLDWAADLLSRSPTGTIEVRGPLRLSRGVATVRPLVVDHLLRSNFSNYVKGGRTRAALSDLLGHGIFNADGHLWSLQRKTASREFTTRSLKSFVSDVVRFQLRDRLLPRLSVASDEGGTVDLQDLLRRFAFDNICTIAFGTDPASLRPGSGVGAEDHSFFDAFDAAVKISSARMFAPLPLVWKLKRFLNVGSERKLRNVMKTIDEYAMNIIELKEQQGTKKLDLLSRFAAALEEDDNQLRRMFEGPQQKRKFLRDIVISFILAGKDTTSAGLTWFFWLLVVHPRSEQRIYEEIAKHDEEAAHDMGYDELKGMNYLHAAITEALRMYPPVPIDTRVAVADDVLPDGTCVKAGWFADYCPYAMARDEAVWGADCRDFKPERWLDEKGEFVGMDAARFPVFHAGPRMCLGKEMAYVQMKAVAAAVIRRFRVEVAALEHSGGGEVSVPEYEMSVTLRMKGGFPVRLKRRMK, encoded by the coding sequence ATGGAGGCAACCACCACCGTCTCCCCCTCCTTCCATGTAATTGTCTTGATCCCCATCTCCATTCTATTCATCTACCACctccttcgccggtgctactcgaCCGCAAAGGCCACCGGTAACTACTGCCCGTTCCCCGACCCCCTCCTCGGCAATCTCATCCCCTTCCTTCGCAACCAACGCCGCTTTCTCGACTGGGCGGCCGACCTCCTCTCCCGCTCCCCAACCGGCACCATCGAGGTCCGCGGCCCCCTCCGCCTCTCCCGCGGCGTCGCCACCGTCCGCCCTCTTGTTGTCGACCACCTCCTGCGCTCCAACTTCTCCAACTACGTCAAGGGCGGCCGCACCCGCGCTGCGCTCTCcgacctcctcggccacggcaTCTTCAACGCCGACGGCCACCTCTGGTCCCTCCAGCGCAAGACCGCCAGCCGCGAGTTCACCACGCGTTCCCTCAAGTCCTTCGTCTCTGACGTCGTTCGGTTCCAGCTCCGCGATCGGCTCCTGCCGCGGCTCTCGGTCGCCTCCGACGAGGGCGGGACCGTCGATCTCCAGGACCTGCTCCGCCGCTTCGCCTTCGACAACATCTGCACCATCGCCTTCGGGACCGACCCCGCCTCCCTCCGCCCCGGTTCCGGCGTCGGCGCTGAAGACCACTCCTTCTTCGACGCGTTCGACGCGGCAGTCAAAATCTCGTCGGCTCGTATGTTCGCGCCGCTGCCGCTGGTTTGGAAGTTGAAGAGATTTCTCAACGTGGGGTCCGAGCGGAAGCTCAGGAACGTGATGAAGACGATCGACGAGTACGCCATGAACATCATCGAGCTGAAAGAGCAGCAAGGAACCAAGAAGCTGGACCTGCTGTCGAGGTTCGCGGCGGCGCTCGAGGAAGACGACAACCAGCTGAGACGGATGTTCGAGGGACCACAGCAGAAGAGGAAGTTCTTGAGGGACATAGTGATCAGCTTCATTCTCGCCGGCAAGGACACAACGTCGGCGGGCCTGACCTGGTTCTTCTGGCTACTGGTCGTCCACCCGCGATCCGAACAGAGGATCTACGAAGAGATAGCCAAGCACGACGAAGAGGCGGCGCACGATATGGGCTACGATGAGCTGAAAGGGATGAACTACCTGCACGCCGCGATAACGGAGGCGCTCAGGATGTACCCTCCGGTCCCGATCGACACGCGAGTGGCGGTGGCGGACGACGTGCTCCCGGACGGTACGTGCGTGAAGGCCGGGTGGTTCGCTGACTACTGCCCGTACGCgatggcgagggacgaagcagtgTGGGGCGCCGACTGCAGGGACTTCAAGCCGGAGAGGTGGTTGGACGAGAAGGGGGAGTTCGTGGGGATGGACGCAGCGAGGTTCCCGGTGTTCCATGCCGGACCGAGGATGTGCTTGGGGAAGGAGATGGCCTACGTGCAGATGAAGGCGGTCGCGGCGGCGGTGATAAGGAGGTTTAGAGTGGAAGTGGCTGCGCTGGAACACAGCGGCGGTGGCGAGGTGTCCGTGCCGGAGTACGAGATGTCAGTCACGCTGAGAATGAAGGGGGGTTTTCCCGTCAGGCTGAAGAGAAGGATGAAGTAG